From Macaca fascicularis isolate 582-1 chromosome 14, T2T-MFA8v1.1, a single genomic window includes:
- the LOC123566798 gene encoding putative caspase recruitment domain-containing protein 17P yields MNGLLDELLQTRVLNQEEVEEVQHENATVTAQARALLDTVIQKGTLAGQIRITYICEENRYLAWTLVLSAGPTSGNHLTTQDSQAVLPSFLGNAVFKERTLSEHYLP; encoded by the exons ATGAATGGCTTACTGGATGAATTATTACAGACAAGAGTGCTGAACCAGGAAGAGGTGGAGGAAGTACAACATGAAAATGCTACAGTTACAGCTCAGGCCCGAGCTTTGCTTGATACCGTTATTCAGAAAGGGACTCTGGCAGGCCAAATTCGCATCACATATATTTGTGAAGAAAACAGGTACCTGGCATGGACGCTAGTACTCTCAGCAG gtcCGACATCTGGAAATCACCTTACTACACAAGACTCTCAAGCAGTACTGCCTTCCTTCCTAGGTAAtgctgtttttaaagaaagaacattATCTGAACACTATCTTCCTTGA
- the CASP1 gene encoding caspase-1 — MADKVLKEKRKLFIHSTGEGTINGLLDELLQTRVLNQEEMEKVKRENPTVMDKARAVIDSVIRKGAQASQICITYICEEDRYLAGTLGLSADQTSGNSLNMQDYQGVPSSFPASLAMQDNPAMPTSSGSKGNVKLCSQEEAQRIWKEKPAEIYPIMVKSGRTRLALIICNEEFDTLPRRTGAEVDITGMTMLLQNLGYSVDVRKNLMASEMTTELEAFAHRPEHKTSDSTFLVFMSHGIREGICGKKYSEQVPDVLQLNVIFEMLNTRNCPSLKDKPKVIIIQACRGENHGVVWLKDSAGVSRNVSLPTTEEFEDDAVKKAHIEKDFIAFCSSTPDNVSWRHPTKGSVFIIRLIEHIQEYACSCDVEEIFRKVRLSFEQPSGRVQMPTTERVTLTRCFYLFPGH, encoded by the exons ATGGCTG ACAAGGTcctgaaggagaagagaaagctgTTTATCCATTCCACGGGTGAAGGTACAATAAATGGCTTACTGGATGAATTATTACAGACAAGGGTGCTGAACcaggaagagatggagaaagtAAAACGTGAAAATCCTACAGTTATGGATAAGGCCCGAGCTGTGATTGACTCTGTTATTCGCAAAGGGGCACAGGCATCCCAAATATGCATCACATACATTTGTGAAGAagacaggtacctggcagggaCGCTGGGACTTTCAGCAG ATCAAACATCTGGAAATTCCCTTAATATGCAAGACTATCAAGGAGTACCTTCTTCCTTTCCAG CTTCTCTGGCAATGCAGGACAACCCAGCTATGCCCACATCCTCAGGCTCAAAAGGGAATGTCAAGCTTTGCTCCCAAGAAGAAGCTCAAAGGATATGGAAAGAAAAGCCGGCAGAG ATTTATCCAATAATGGTCAAGTCAGGCCGCACACGTCTTGCTCTCATTATCTGCAATGAAGAATTTGACACTCTTCCTAGAAGAACTGGAGCTGAGGTTGACATCACAGGCATGACAATGCTGCTACAAAATCTGGGGTACAGTGTAGATGTGAGAAAAAATCTCATGGCTTCG GAAATGACTACAGAGCTGGAGGCATTTGCACACCGCCCAGAGCACAAGACATCTGACAGCACCTTCCTGGTGTTCATGTCTCATGGTATTCGGGAAGGCATTTGTGGGAAGAAATACTCTGAGCAAGTCCCAGATGTATTACAACTCAATGTAATCTTTGAAATGTTGAATACCAGGAACTGCCCAAGTTTGAAGGACAAACCGAAGGTGATCATCATCCAGGCCTGCCGTGGTG AGAACCATGGTGTGGTGTGGTTAAAAGATTCAGCAGGAGTTTCTAGAAATGTATCTTTACCGACTACAGAAGAGTTTGAGGATGATGCTGTTAAGAAAGCCCACATAGAGAAGGATTTTATTGCTTTCTGCTCTTCCACACCAG ATAACGTTTCTTGGAGACATCCCACAAAGGGCTCTGTTTTTATTATAAGACTCATTGAACATATACAAGAATATGCTTGTTCCTGTGATGTGGAGGAAATTTTCCGCAAG GTTCGACTTTCATTTGAGCAGCCAAGTGGTAGAGTGCAGATGCCCACCACTGAAAGAGTGACTTTGACAAGATGTTTCTACCTCTTCCCAGGacattaa
- the CARD16 gene encoding caspase recruitment domain-containing protein 16 isoform X2: MADKVLKEKRKLFIHSMGEGTINGLLDELLQTRVLNQEEMEKIKCENPTVMDKTRAVIDSVIRKGAQASQIFITYICEEDRYLAGTLGLSAGPIPGN; the protein is encoded by the exons ATGGCCG ACAAGGTcctgaaggagaagagaaagctgTTTATCCATTCCATGGGTGAAGGTACAATAAATGGTTTACTGGATGAATTATTACAGACAAGGGTGCTGAACcaggaagagatggagaaaataaaatgtgaaaatccTACAGTTATGGATAAGACCCGAGCTGTGATTGACTCTGTTATTCGCAAAGGGGCACAGGCATCCCAAATTTTCATTACATACATTTGTGAAGAAGACAGGTATCTGGCAGGGACACTGGGACTTTCAGCAG GTCCGATACCTGGAAATTAG
- the LOC102142264 gene encoding caspase-1-like isoform X1 produces MSLQKYILTKIYFEDDFEDDAIKKAQIEKDFIAFCSSTSDSVSWRHPTKGSVFIMRLIEHLQEYACSCDVEEIFCKVQLSFEQPDDKAQMPSTERVTSTRRFYFFPGH; encoded by the exons ATGAGCCTCCAAAAATATATCCTCACCAAGATATATTTTGAGGATGATTTTGAGGATGATGCTATTAAGAAAGCTCAGATAGAGAAGGATTTTATTGCTTTCTGCTCTTCAACATCAG ATAGTGTTTCTTGGAGACATCCCACAAAGGGCTCTGTTTTTATTATGAGACTCATTGAACATTTGCAAGAATATGCCTGTTCCTGTGATGTGGAAGAAATTTTCTGCAAG gTTCAACTTTCGTTTGAGCAGCCAGATGATAAAGCACAGATGCCCAGCACTGAAAGAGTGACTTCGACAAGACGTTTCTACTTCTTCCCAGGACATTAA
- the LOC102142264 gene encoding caspase-1-like isoform X2, producing MDKSSRTRLALIICNEEFDSLSKRTGAEVDIIGITMLLQNLGYKVDVKRNLTASELPKFEGQTEGDHHPGLPWWFNFRLSSQMIKHRCPALKE from the exons ATGGACAAGTCAAGTCGCACACGTCTTGCTCTCATTATCTGCAATGAAGAGTTTGACAGTCTTTCTAAAAGAACAGGAGCTGAGGTTGACATCATCGGCATAACGATGCTGCTACAAAATCTGGGGTACAAGGTGGATGTGAAAAGAAATCTCACTGCTTCG GAACTGCCCAAGTTTGAAGGACAAACCGAAGGTGATCATCATCCAGGCCTGCCGTGGTG gTTCAACTTTCGTTTGAGCAGCCAGATGATAAAGCACAGATGCCCAGCACTGAAAGAGTGA
- the CARD16 gene encoding caspase recruitment domain-containing protein 16 isoform X1, giving the protein MADKVLKEKRKLFIHSMGEGTINGLLDELLQTRVLNQEEMEKIKCENPTVMDKTRAVIDSVIRKGAQASQIFITYICEEDRYLAGTLGLSAAPQAVQDNPPMSTSSSPEGSIKLCFPEEPQRIWKQKSQRCHVQNTIIKWSERYTSGSSEIQWLFL; this is encoded by the exons ATGGCCG ACAAGGTcctgaaggagaagagaaagctgTTTATCCATTCCATGGGTGAAGGTACAATAAATGGTTTACTGGATGAATTATTACAGACAAGGGTGCTGAACcaggaagagatggagaaaataaaatgtgaaaatccTACAGTTATGGATAAGACCCGAGCTGTGATTGACTCTGTTATTCGCAAAGGGGCACAGGCATCCCAAATTTTCATTACATACATTTGTGAAGAAGACAGGTATCTGGCAGGGACACTGGGACTTTCAGCAG CTCCTCAGGCAGTGCAGGACAACCCACCTATGTCCACATCCTCAAGCCCAGAAGGCAGCATCAAGCTTTGCTTTCCAGAAGAACCTCAAAGGATATGGAAACAAAAGTCACAGAGGTGCCATGTTCAGAATACAATAATAAAGTGGAGTGAAAGATATACTTCAGGCAGTTCTGAAATTCAGTGGctttttctttga